A portion of the Thermoanaerobaculia bacterium genome contains these proteins:
- a CDS encoding DUF1156 domain-containing protein, producing MIPKECKRLAEVDFPIAEVSRHSAREKSIRHGHPSTLHLWWARRPLASCRAILLALLWPDPCDPLCPDDFKIKAKEVLLNMPGWNRPRRTEQMKSDMGLRRALLDFIADFANWDHSSDKDYLTTARTLVKAAHPEETPLVVDPFAGGGSIPLEALRVGCEAFASDLNPVACLILKVMLEDIPRHGPKLAKELRQVGKEIKEKAEKELAEYYPTDPDGATPIAYLWARTVQCEAPNCGGEIPLMRSFWLCKKPNRRRALQMTSGGFPESGDKPLLHFEIYEPPSESAVGQGTVSRARARCPHCSAILPPERVRSQLTTQQGGADVLFDKKGKRIGGARMLAVVTLRPGEKGRHYRLPNDRDYLAVFKAKKRIQEILTEWENSGRQGLCPIPDEPTPAGGGSGAGRAFSVQKYGMMTFGDLFTARQKVGLFCLGRYVCINPRLSTVANPLALSLSRCTEQMSSLVRWRITVEAVAGTFGRNALPMMWDFVEIVPSGDDGSNFSAAVDWVAEVIEKQGESIHQQGQTSVSDCTKSPLPDDSAWIWFTDPPYYDAIPYSDLSDFFLAWLKRILPDNRFLQDPFDHANPLSPKTREAVQDETKRVDGIPKDRVFFENVMEKAFAEGCRVLRSDGIGSVVFAHKTTEGWEALLSGLISGGWTITGSWPLATERPGRLRSQESAALATSIHLVYRPRPTDASIGDWGSVLKELPHRVEAWMERLQEEGIRGADLVFACIGPALEIFSRYERVEEADGTPVDLAAYLLKVWEVVGRTALKQILDTGTESSTTSVGALEEDARLTALFLWTLQSTKTVTAGNGKADTDSEEEQDEEDEPMKVATKGGFSLIYDMARRFAQPLGIHLEDWEGRIIETSKGDVRLLPVTARARQLFGEEGARAVAARLESAPAGPVQLSLATPPVAQAKPQRGRRKGSVGAKVDPDDLRGKVDATTLDRVHMAMLLQKGGQSHGLKALLEAEMARGSEFLRLANALSALYPTGCEEKRLLDAMLLAVPR from the coding sequence ATGATCCCAAAGGAGTGTAAACGACTGGCAGAGGTGGATTTCCCGATTGCGGAGGTTTCGAGGCATTCTGCACGCGAGAAGTCGATTCGGCATGGGCACCCGTCGACACTGCATTTATGGTGGGCTCGGCGGCCGTTGGCGTCATGCCGGGCCATTTTATTGGCCCTCTTGTGGCCCGATCCTTGTGACCCCCTATGTCCCGACGATTTCAAGATCAAGGCAAAAGAGGTCTTACTAAACATGCCTGGATGGAACAGACCACGAAGAACGGAACAAATGAAATCCGACATGGGTTTACGAAGAGCGCTTCTCGATTTTATCGCCGATTTTGCCAATTGGGATCATTCTTCCGACAAAGACTATCTTACAACGGCCCGTACGCTCGTGAAGGCAGCCCACCCGGAGGAGACACCCCTGGTTGTGGATCCATTTGCCGGCGGCGGGTCGATTCCGCTTGAGGCTCTGAGGGTCGGGTGTGAGGCGTTCGCCAGTGATCTAAATCCCGTAGCGTGCCTTATCTTGAAAGTTATGCTGGAGGACATCCCGCGCCACGGGCCGAAACTGGCCAAAGAGTTGCGCCAGGTCGGGAAGGAAATCAAGGAGAAGGCAGAAAAGGAATTGGCCGAGTATTACCCGACCGATCCGGATGGAGCGACGCCTATCGCCTACCTTTGGGCAAGGACTGTCCAATGTGAGGCGCCAAACTGCGGCGGGGAGATCCCACTGATGCGCTCCTTCTGGCTCTGCAAGAAGCCGAACCGGAGAAGGGCACTTCAGATGACATCCGGTGGATTTCCCGAATCTGGGGATAAGCCGCTACTCCATTTCGAGATCTACGAACCGCCATCTGAAAGCGCCGTGGGACAGGGAACGGTTTCCCGTGCACGGGCAAGATGTCCCCACTGCAGTGCTATCCTTCCGCCTGAGAGAGTTCGATCACAACTTACGACGCAACAGGGCGGTGCTGATGTGCTCTTCGACAAGAAGGGCAAACGGATTGGCGGTGCACGGATGCTGGCCGTTGTGACGCTGCGCCCGGGAGAAAAGGGCCGACATTACCGCTTGCCCAATGATCGCGACTATCTTGCCGTATTCAAGGCCAAGAAACGCATCCAAGAAATTTTGACAGAATGGGAGAATTCAGGTCGGCAAGGACTCTGTCCTATCCCGGATGAGCCGACTCCTGCAGGAGGCGGATCTGGCGCAGGACGTGCGTTCTCAGTCCAAAAATATGGAATGATGACATTTGGAGACCTCTTCACTGCACGGCAAAAGGTGGGGCTTTTCTGTTTAGGACGGTATGTTTGCATCAATCCAAGATTATCTACTGTGGCTAACCCATTGGCATTATCCTTAAGTAGATGCACTGAGCAAATGTCATCGCTTGTTCGATGGCGTATTACAGTAGAAGCCGTTGCAGGAACATTCGGACGAAATGCCTTGCCAATGATGTGGGATTTTGTCGAAATAGTTCCATCCGGCGATGATGGCTCAAACTTTTCTGCGGCAGTGGATTGGGTCGCTGAAGTAATTGAAAAACAAGGAGAAAGCATTCATCAGCAAGGGCAGACTTCAGTATCAGATTGTACGAAATCACCTTTGCCAGATGATTCAGCTTGGATATGGTTTACCGATCCGCCGTACTACGATGCTATTCCATATTCCGATCTCTCGGATTTCTTTTTGGCTTGGTTGAAGCGTATACTCCCGGACAACCGCTTTTTGCAGGACCCATTTGACCATGCAAACCCCCTATCACCCAAGACACGAGAAGCCGTGCAAGATGAGACGAAACGTGTGGACGGTATTCCAAAAGATCGCGTCTTCTTTGAAAATGTTATGGAGAAGGCATTCGCTGAGGGTTGCAGAGTACTCAGGTCTGACGGAATAGGTTCCGTTGTCTTCGCTCATAAAACAACCGAGGGATGGGAAGCTCTTCTCTCAGGGCTTATCTCCGGCGGTTGGACGATTACGGGATCATGGCCTCTTGCGACGGAACGCCCCGGGCGTCTCCGCTCACAGGAATCCGCTGCCCTTGCAACCAGCATCCATCTTGTCTACCGCCCGCGACCTACAGATGCCAGTATCGGTGATTGGGGTTCAGTTCTTAAGGAACTTCCACATCGTGTGGAAGCATGGATGGAGCGGCTACAAGAGGAAGGCATTCGAGGGGCAGATCTCGTATTTGCATGCATCGGGCCGGCGTTGGAGATCTTCAGTCGATATGAACGGGTTGAAGAGGCGGACGGCACACCGGTGGATCTGGCCGCGTACCTTCTTAAGGTCTGGGAGGTCGTCGGACGGACGGCTCTGAAGCAGATTCTTGACACAGGTACGGAATCGAGCACAACATCTGTCGGCGCGTTGGAGGAGGATGCACGGTTGACGGCCCTTTTCTTGTGGACGCTACAAAGCACGAAGACCGTTACCGCGGGGAACGGGAAGGCGGATACTGACTCTGAGGAAGAACAGGATGAGGAAGATGAACCTATGAAAGTTGCAACCAAAGGCGGTTTCAGCCTCATCTATGACATGGCGCGGCGATTCGCCCAGCCATTAGGGATCCACCTGGAGGACTGGGAGGGGCGGATTATCGAAACGTCAAAAGGCGACGTCCGCCTCTTGCCGGTCACCGCACGGGCCAGGCAACTCTTTGGCGAGGAAGGTGCCCGCGCCGTAGCTGCAAGACTGGAAAGCGCCCCTGCAGGACCGGTTCAGCTTTCACTCGCGACTCCGCCCGTCGCCCAGGCAAAACCCCAGCGGGGCCGAAGAAAGGGATCCGTGGGGGCAAAGGTAGATCCCGACGATCTCCGGGGCAAGGTAGACGCCACTACGCTGGATCGGGTTCATATGGCGATGCTTCTACAGAAGGGCGGCCAATCCCATGGGCTTAAGGCGCTCTTAGAGGCAGAAATGGCCCGCGGATCTGAGTTTCTCCGCCTCGCCAACGCTCTTTCGGCCCTCTACCCCACCGGGTGCGAGGAAAAGCGTCTCCTTGACGCCATGCTCCTGGCTGTACCGAGGTAA
- a CDS encoding ATP-binding protein: MRLIQMKIKNFRCYNDETVVDLDKLVVFVGKNDSGKSSLFDALEIFFEGKAAPDKDDACVHASDATVRITCVFDDIPAQLVIDAQHPTDLTSEYLLNGNGHLEIVKEYNCGLAKPKCSAVYARCSHPTADGYSDLLSLTNTKLKQRANTLGVDLEGINQTINTEIRRAIWQQTDALQCQDIDIELKTEAAKEIWDQLKRHLPVYALFKSDRPSTDQDSEAQDPMKAAVKEAIKAEEDNLNLITQKVKAEVQEIANRTVEKLREMNPALASQLTPRVSNKNWDTLFSVDLTGDEDIPINKRGSGTRRLVLLNFFRARSEKEAEDKSTGVIYAIEEPETSQHPNNQVMLVRALEELSDRSGCQVMLSTHTPVLARRFNQNSLRLVTRDNGIPVIRSGCQEQTIREIVESLGVLPDHNVRAFFGVEGRHDINFLRAISRILHAAGENILDLGCEEDLGRLVFVPLGGSSLDLWVSRLKGFNRPEFYLMDRDNQPPDKPKYHTIAAELAQRENCTVWITERKELENYLHPQVINSDYSDYAGKGADFEDVPMLFAQAVHETSERGVPWADVCSDVKKLSKKESNAKRRLNSEYVAKMTPDLLTEIDTQNELRKWLQLVSHALSTDEERE; encoded by the coding sequence ATGCGCTTGATTCAAATGAAAATTAAAAACTTTCGATGCTACAACGATGAGACTGTTGTTGACCTTGATAAACTTGTCGTATTTGTTGGAAAGAATGATTCAGGAAAATCATCTTTGTTCGATGCTCTCGAAATATTCTTCGAGGGGAAGGCGGCACCAGACAAAGATGATGCATGTGTCCATGCAAGCGATGCCACAGTGCGTATCACTTGTGTATTCGACGATATTCCTGCACAGCTTGTTATTGACGCACAACACCCTACTGATCTTACCTCGGAGTACCTGTTGAATGGTAATGGTCACCTGGAAATTGTAAAGGAATACAACTGTGGCCTTGCAAAACCGAAATGTTCTGCTGTATATGCGCGATGTTCACATCCGACTGCAGATGGTTATTCTGATTTACTCTCGCTGACTAACACGAAACTCAAACAACGAGCCAATACTCTTGGTGTTGATTTGGAAGGGATCAATCAAACCATAAACACAGAAATTCGCCGAGCAATCTGGCAACAAACAGATGCCTTGCAGTGCCAGGACATAGATATCGAACTAAAGACAGAAGCAGCAAAAGAAATATGGGATCAGTTAAAGAGACATCTCCCAGTCTATGCGCTGTTTAAATCTGATCGGCCCAGCACCGATCAGGATTCAGAAGCACAGGATCCCATGAAGGCGGCAGTTAAAGAAGCCATCAAAGCGGAGGAAGACAATCTTAATCTGATTACTCAAAAAGTGAAGGCGGAAGTCCAAGAGATCGCGAATCGTACAGTCGAGAAACTACGAGAAATGAATCCAGCTTTAGCCAGTCAGTTAACTCCGCGCGTGTCCAATAAAAACTGGGATACTTTATTTTCAGTGGATCTAACCGGCGACGAAGACATCCCCATCAATAAGCGGGGGAGTGGTACACGGAGGCTTGTGTTATTGAATTTTTTCCGGGCCAGATCGGAGAAGGAGGCGGAGGACAAGAGCACTGGGGTGATCTATGCTATTGAAGAACCAGAAACAAGCCAACATCCAAATAATCAAGTGATGCTGGTCAGGGCACTTGAGGAACTTTCGGATCGATCTGGGTGCCAGGTCATGTTGTCGACCCATACACCAGTGTTGGCACGACGATTCAACCAAAACTCCCTCCGGCTTGTTACACGGGACAATGGGATACCAGTGATTCGCAGTGGGTGTCAGGAGCAGACAATTAGGGAGATTGTTGAATCCCTGGGTGTCCTACCCGACCATAATGTCAGAGCATTTTTCGGTGTTGAAGGAAGGCACGATATTAACTTCCTCCGCGCTATCTCGAGGATATTACATGCGGCAGGTGAAAATATCCTTGACCTTGGCTGTGAGGAAGATTTGGGCCGTTTGGTCTTTGTTCCACTCGGAGGCAGTAGTCTTGACTTATGGGTGTCCAGACTCAAAGGATTCAATCGTCCCGAGTTCTATCTAATGGACAGGGATAATCAACCACCCGACAAGCCAAAATATCATACGATTGCTGCGGAACTAGCCCAACGTGAAAACTGTACTGTTTGGATAACAGAACGAAAAGAATTGGAGAACTACCTTCATCCCCAGGTTATTAATAGCGACTACTCTGATTATGCTGGAAAAGGTGCCGATTTTGAGGATGTACCGATGCTTTTTGCCCAAGCAGTACATGAAACGAGCGAACGTGGGGTCCCATGGGCAGATGTTTGCTCAGACGTTAAGAAGTTAAGTAAAAAAGAGTCCAACGCAAAACGTAGATTGAACTCAGAGTATGTGGCCAAGATGACACCTGATCTGCTTACGGAAATTGATACCCAAAACGAACTCCGAAAGTGGCTGCAACTTGTGAGTCATGCCCTTTCAACGGATGAAGAACGTGAATAA